One region of Vescimonas fastidiosa genomic DNA includes:
- a CDS encoding tRNA dihydrouridine synthase yields the protein MQEYYAAPMEGLTGWRWRQVHAALFGAADRYYTPFLSPNANFEFQTKELQEIAPENNQDLPVVPQILANRAEYFIWAAKECQSRGYGEVNLNLGCPSGTVTGKNKGAGLLRESDLLRELLDGIFDALPNLKISVKTRIGWDDPAQWPALLDILNDYPIALLIVHPRLRTEFYKGAIHREVFAWTQENTRLPLCYNGDLFTPADVAAAPALPLMLGRGLQHDPSLLRRLRGGERATAAQLQAYHDALCAAYRRDYSGDTPVLHRMRELWSYLSGSFRDTDAFLRAVRKARTLSAYDQAARAFFAQARLSEE from the coding sequence ATGCAGGAGTATTATGCCGCGCCCATGGAGGGCCTCACCGGCTGGCGCTGGCGGCAGGTCCACGCCGCCCTGTTCGGCGCCGCAGACCGCTACTATACACCTTTTCTCTCTCCCAACGCCAATTTCGAGTTTCAAACCAAGGAGCTGCAGGAGATCGCTCCGGAGAATAATCAGGATCTCCCCGTGGTGCCTCAAATTTTAGCAAATCGGGCCGAATACTTTATCTGGGCGGCCAAGGAGTGTCAAAGCCGTGGCTACGGTGAGGTGAACTTGAATCTGGGCTGCCCCTCCGGCACCGTTACGGGCAAAAATAAGGGTGCGGGCCTGCTTCGGGAAAGTGACCTGCTGCGAGAGCTGCTGGACGGCATCTTCGACGCGCTCCCGAACCTGAAAATCTCCGTCAAGACCCGTATCGGCTGGGACGATCCCGCTCAGTGGCCCGCTCTGCTGGATATTCTCAATGACTATCCCATCGCCCTGCTCATTGTCCACCCCCGCTTGCGCACGGAGTTTTATAAGGGCGCCATCCACCGGGAGGTGTTCGCCTGGACACAGGAAAACACACGCCTGCCTCTGTGCTATAACGGCGATCTGTTTACCCCTGCGGATGTTGCCGCCGCGCCGGCGCTCCCTCTGATGCTGGGCCGGGGCCTTCAGCATGATCCGTCCCTGCTGCGCCGTCTCCGGGGCGGCGAGCGGGCCACCGCCGCGCAGCTGCAGGCCTACCACGATGCCCTCTGCGCCGCCTACCGCCGGGATTACAGCGGCGATACGCCGGTGCTGCACCGTATGCGCGAGCTTTGGAGCTACCTGTCCGGCAGCTTCCGGGACACGGATGCCTTTCTCCGGGCCGTCCGCAAGGCCCGGACGCTCTCTGCCTACGACCAAGCCGCCCGGGCCTTTTTCGC
- a CDS encoding AbrB/MazE/SpoVT family DNA-binding domain-containing protein — protein sequence MPQGKHILGRAPTRRVFGTAKVGDRGQIVIPKEAREFFHIRPGDTLLILGSESQGLVVSRPEVLDRVAQEILQNTEDSES from the coding sequence ATGCCCCAGGGCAAGCATATTTTGGGCCGGGCCCCTACCCGGCGGGTATTCGGCACCGCCAAGGTGGGTGACCGGGGTCAAATCGTGATCCCCAAGGAGGCCCGGGAGTTCTTTCATATTCGGCCTGGGGACACGCTGCTGATTTTAGGCAGCGAGAGCCAGGGATTGGTGGTCTCCCGGCCGGAGGTATTGGACCGGGTGGCCCAGGAAATTCTGCAAAACACGGAGGACAGTGAATCATGA
- a CDS encoding methionine gamma-lyase family protein gives MNEMYRQLGVSQAVYEFGESILGGLTERFREIDAVAEYNQCKVLAAMQKNRVNATHFAATTGYGYDDEGRDNLERVYADCFHTEAALVRPQITCGTHALTVALSANLRPGDELLSPVGRPYDTLEEVIGIRPSPCSLAEYGVSYREVELLPDGTFDYEGIHRAITEKTRLITIQRSKGYATRPTFSVEQIGELIAFCKKCKPDVLCMVDNCYGEFVEMREPSDLGADMIVGSLIKNPGGGLAPIGGYICGTRECVDRCAYRLSAPGLGQEVGANLGLMPAFYQGLFLSPTVVASAVKSAVFAAACYEKLGFRVVPGSGESRHDIIQAVELGSKEAMVAFCKGIQSAAAVDSYVTPEPWAMPGYESEVIMAAGAFVQGSSIELSADGPIRPPYAVYFQGGLTWFHGKLGILLSMQKLADTGIIKL, from the coding sequence ATGAACGAAATGTATCGGCAGTTGGGGGTCTCCCAGGCCGTTTATGAATTTGGCGAGAGTATTCTCGGAGGGCTTACGGAGCGGTTCCGGGAGATCGACGCGGTGGCGGAGTACAACCAGTGCAAGGTGCTTGCCGCCATGCAGAAAAACCGGGTCAACGCCACCCATTTCGCAGCCACCACCGGCTACGGCTACGACGACGAGGGCCGGGACAACCTGGAGCGGGTTTACGCCGACTGCTTTCACACGGAGGCGGCCCTGGTGCGGCCCCAGATCACCTGCGGCACCCATGCCCTCACCGTGGCCCTCAGCGCCAATCTGCGGCCCGGGGACGAGCTTTTAAGCCCTGTGGGGCGGCCCTACGACACATTGGAAGAGGTCATCGGCATCCGACCCTCCCCCTGCTCCCTGGCAGAGTACGGCGTAAGCTACCGGGAGGTAGAGCTGCTGCCTGACGGCACCTTTGACTACGAGGGTATTCACCGGGCCATTACGGAGAAAACCAGGCTCATCACCATCCAGCGCTCTAAGGGATATGCCACAAGACCCACCTTTTCCGTGGAACAGATCGGGGAGCTGATCGCATTTTGCAAAAAATGCAAGCCCGATGTGCTCTGCATGGTGGATAACTGCTACGGCGAGTTTGTGGAGATGCGGGAGCCCTCAGACCTGGGGGCGGACATGATCGTAGGGAGCCTCATTAAGAATCCCGGGGGCGGCCTGGCCCCCATCGGCGGCTACATCTGCGGCACCAGGGAATGCGTGGACCGCTGCGCGTATCGGCTCAGCGCACCGGGCCTTGGGCAGGAGGTGGGCGCAAATCTGGGGCTGATGCCCGCCTTTTACCAGGGGCTGTTCCTCTCGCCCACGGTGGTGGCCTCGGCGGTGAAGAGCGCTGTATTTGCCGCCGCCTGCTACGAAAAGCTGGGCTTCCGGGTGGTGCCCGGCTCTGGCGAGAGTCGACACGACATCATTCAGGCCGTGGAGCTGGGCAGCAAGGAGGCCATGGTGGCCTTCTGCAAGGGTATCCAGTCCGCCGCCGCCGTGGACAGCTATGTGACCCCGGAGCCCTGGGCTATGCCCGGCTATGAGAGCGAGGTCATTATGGCCGCCGGAGCCTTCGTCCAGGGCAGCTCCATTGAGCTTTCCGCCGACGGGCCCATCCGCCCCCCCTACGCGGTCTACTTCCAGGGCGGTCTCACCTGGTTTCACGGCAAGCTGGGCATCCTTTTGAGTATGCAAAAGCTGGCGGACACCGGAATCATTAAGCTTTGA